In Chryseobacterium oranimense, a single window of DNA contains:
- a CDS encoding TetR/AcrR family transcriptional regulator — protein sequence MKKEKVQERIVRVASDLFYRQGFNSTGINQIIAEADIAIGSLYNHFSSKNDLLQAYLIKEEQAWFKGFEEYSVKISDSREKLLSLIDYRKKLQEASKFAGCHFIKITSEVGDSNPAVSDFVKQHKLRQKELIRKLVEEYAENKDIDADWITDNIFLLIEGAVVTSTIHKKSDSFDQIKKMIEAQLP from the coding sequence ATGAAAAAAGAAAAAGTACAGGAAAGGATCGTCAGGGTTGCTTCGGATTTGTTTTACAGGCAGGGCTTTAACTCAACCGGAATTAACCAGATTATTGCCGAGGCCGATATTGCCATAGGCTCTTTGTATAATCATTTCTCATCCAAAAATGATCTTCTCCAGGCTTACCTTATTAAAGAAGAACAGGCTTGGTTTAAAGGATTTGAAGAATATTCCGTAAAAATTTCAGATTCACGTGAAAAGCTGCTTTCTTTGATCGATTACCGTAAAAAGCTGCAGGAAGCTTCAAAATTTGCAGGCTGCCATTTTATTAAAATCACTTCGGAAGTGGGAGACAGCAATCCGGCAGTTTCTGATTTTGTAAAACAGCATAAACTCAGACAGAAAGAATTGATCAGAAAACTGGTTGAAGAATATGCCGAAAATAAAGACATTGATGCCGATTGGATTACTGACAACATTTTTTTACTGATAGAAGGCGCTGTGGTAACTTCTACGATTCATAAAAAATCAGATTCTTTTGACCAGATTAAAAAAATGATTGAGGCTCAGCTGCCTTAA
- a CDS encoding MFS transporter encodes MIIILSGQLLTIMDIFIINVSIPSVQRDLHASNGEMQLMIASYLIGFASFLITGGRLGDVYGRKKIFMTGLIFFMLSSVACGLSSDAVLFVIFRFIQGISAALMSPQVLSMIQVLFTGHEERSKAMSWYGMTIGAGTVLGQFLGGYFSSMTWMKEPWRLIFLVNVPICILALFFTQKIVNEYKISAKENTLDFGGVAILTAGLFCFTYALTMSENGNIAPERILLILLSAGILIYFIKNQKSRLKNMEPYLIDLTLFRYTHFNLGIVAMSFFFIMLDSYFYILSLFFQDGLKIEPLAAGEIIGFQGFGFILASLFSGKLILWYGKKFLIAGLGLIITVLFLQIFLFDNEPPFFILCLLLFFHGAGVGSIIPSLANIALSGLPHDLAGNASGVYNTFQQMAAIAGIIVVGSVFYYVLGNQPSPENYRSAFSTAICVNIGCLAAVLISVLKVPGHVFSKER; translated from the coding sequence TTGATTATTATACTATCCGGGCAGTTACTTACGATCATGGATATTTTTATTATCAACGTATCCATTCCTTCTGTTCAGAGAGATCTTCATGCCTCCAATGGTGAAATGCAGCTGATGATTGCGTCCTACCTTATCGGTTTTGCTTCATTTCTGATTACAGGCGGAAGGCTTGGAGATGTATACGGAAGGAAAAAAATATTTATGACAGGACTGATATTTTTCATGCTGAGTTCTGTGGCGTGTGGATTATCTTCTGATGCAGTACTTTTTGTAATTTTCCGGTTTATTCAGGGAATCAGTGCGGCACTTATGTCTCCTCAGGTACTGTCGATGATTCAGGTACTGTTTACCGGACATGAAGAACGGTCAAAAGCAATGAGCTGGTACGGAATGACCATAGGCGCTGGTACTGTTTTGGGGCAGTTTCTTGGCGGCTATTTTTCATCAATGACCTGGATGAAAGAACCCTGGAGACTTATTTTTCTGGTCAATGTTCCGATTTGTATCCTGGCCCTGTTTTTTACTCAAAAAATAGTAAATGAATATAAAATTTCTGCTAAAGAAAATACTCTTGATTTTGGTGGTGTGGCGATTTTAACTGCCGGGCTTTTCTGCTTTACCTATGCCCTTACCATGTCTGAAAACGGAAATATTGCTCCTGAAAGAATACTTTTGATTCTTCTTTCAGCAGGTATTTTAATTTATTTTATTAAGAATCAGAAGAGTAGACTGAAAAACATGGAACCTTATCTTATTGATCTTACATTGTTCCGTTATACCCATTTTAATCTGGGTATTGTGGCGATGTCTTTTTTCTTTATTATGCTGGATTCTTATTTTTATATTCTGTCCCTGTTTTTCCAGGACGGACTCAAAATAGAACCACTGGCAGCCGGAGAGATAATTGGTTTCCAGGGATTCGGTTTTATCCTCGCTTCCCTGTTTTCCGGAAAGCTTATTTTGTGGTATGGCAAAAAGTTTTTAATTGCCGGATTGGGCTTGATTATAACAGTTCTTTTCCTCCAGATTTTTTTATTTGATAATGAACCTCCTTTTTTTATCCTTTGTCTGCTGTTGTTTTTTCATGGGGCAGGGGTTGGGTCCATTATTCCTTCACTCGCTAATATTGCTTTGTCCGGGTTGCCTCATGACCTTGCCGGGAACGCTTCCGGAGTTTACAATACTTTTCAGCAGATGGCTGCAATCGCTGGAATTATTGTAGTAGGAAGTGTTTTTTATTATGTACTCGGAAATCAGCCGTCTCCAGAGAATTACAGGAGTGCTTTCTCAACAGCCATATGCGTTAATATAGGGTGTCTGGCTGCTGTTCTTATTTCTGTTCTAAAGGTTCCAGGCCATGTATTTTCTAAGGAACGGTGA
- a CDS encoding YqaE/Pmp3 family membrane protein produces the protein MLLAILLPFLSFMVRGKILTGIVCLILQITLIGWLPAAIWAVLSLNNARAERRNDKLIRAMKENGR, from the coding sequence ATGCTACTTGCCATTCTCCTTCCTTTTCTCTCCTTTATGGTCCGTGGGAAAATACTTACAGGCATTGTCTGCCTCATTTTACAGATTACCCTCATCGGTTGGCTTCCTGCTGCGATCTGGGCGGTTTTATCCCTGAACAATGCCAGGGCAGAACGAAGAAATGACAAACTGATCCGGGCCATGAAAGAAAATGGAAGATAA
- a CDS encoding NAD(P)H-dependent oxidoreductase, translating to MKILIVLAHPEEKSFNAAMFNTAVRTLEKEGHEVKTTDLYREKYQPVSGKKNFTQLKNADYFKQQNEELFALEYSTFAPDIVAEQEKIEWCDMMIWQFPLYWFSAPAILKGWIDKVFTMGKFYDNGKIFGNGFSVGKKAMLSVTAGGPEKNYTEGKYGNINSILFPIHRGILEFLGFSVLQPEFIYSVERLTDEERKAVLNNWSERLINIEKEIAKLSLSMNQ from the coding sequence ATGAAAATACTTATTGTTCTTGCACATCCGGAAGAAAAAAGTTTCAACGCGGCCATGTTCAACACTGCGGTCAGAACTTTAGAAAAAGAAGGCCACGAAGTGAAAACCACAGATTTGTATAGAGAAAAATATCAGCCGGTCAGTGGAAAAAAAAACTTCACCCAACTAAAAAATGCAGATTATTTTAAACAGCAGAATGAAGAATTATTTGCCCTGGAATATTCTACCTTTGCTCCCGATATTGTAGCGGAACAGGAAAAGATTGAATGGTGTGATATGATGATCTGGCAGTTCCCGCTGTATTGGTTTTCGGCTCCGGCTATTTTAAAAGGCTGGATCGATAAGGTTTTTACAATGGGGAAATTTTATGATAACGGGAAAATTTTTGGTAACGGATTTTCGGTTGGAAAAAAAGCAATGCTGTCTGTAACAGCCGGCGGCCCTGAAAAAAATTATACAGAGGGCAAATACGGTAATATAAACTCAATTTTGTTTCCTATACATCGTGGAATTCTGGAATTTCTCGGATTTTCAGTCTTACAGCCGGAGTTTATTTATTCTGTAGAGCGGCTTACTGATGAAGAAAGAAAAGCAGTATTAAACAACTGGTCCGAAAGATTAATCAATATTGAAAAAGAAATTGCAAAATTAAGCTTGTCAATGAACCAATAA
- a CDS encoding winged helix-turn-helix transcriptional regulator, with the protein MKTECIGDHVKLKGKIYPCTVSLTMDLVGGKWKAVILYHLKDESKRYSELRKELTAVTEMTLSLQLKQLEKDGLVSRKVFGEKPPVKVVYSLTDLGKTFIPVLEAITEWGNRLVVEKGEFINIPEKETI; encoded by the coding sequence ATGAAAACAGAGTGCATTGGTGACCACGTAAAATTAAAAGGGAAAATATATCCCTGTACCGTAAGTCTTACCATGGATCTGGTAGGCGGAAAATGGAAAGCTGTCATACTTTACCATTTGAAAGATGAGTCTAAAAGATACAGCGAGCTTCGGAAAGAATTGACAGCAGTGACCGAAATGACGCTGAGCTTGCAGTTAAAGCAATTAGAAAAAGACGGTTTGGTGTCAAGGAAAGTCTTTGGTGAAAAACCGCCTGTTAAAGTGGTGTACAGTCTGACAGATCTTGGTAAAACTTTTATTCCTGTTTTAGAAGCTATTACAGAATGGGGTAATCGGCTTGTTGTTGAAAAAGGGGAGTTTATCAATATTCCTGAAAAAGAAACTATTTAA
- a CDS encoding alpha/beta hydrolase family protein encodes MNKVISIMIGLLTAISAQAQEKWVIKSNYLEKPDTVLIFKPKNYQKTEKYPLIYLFHGYSENYKQWSQTTDLQKLSDQYGFIIVTPDGFTSYYINSPINKNSKYEDFFFKELVPKVHRSFTVDDRNIFISGLSMGGYGALRYFILHPDYFNTAGSTSGALEIDPLNFKKVSQHFWQSNRLMDDLTTNIGDPKHTDWTPYSISSLLKQHPDFKKAFIFDCGTEDILYPNSLQLKHQADSLKIPATFISQPGDHNTEYWNKSIEHHFVYFQQHLKK; translated from the coding sequence ATGAACAAGGTAATAAGCATCATGATCGGATTACTTACAGCAATTTCAGCCCAGGCCCAGGAAAAATGGGTAATAAAATCTAATTATTTAGAAAAACCCGACACAGTTTTGATTTTTAAGCCGAAAAACTATCAGAAAACAGAAAAATATCCTTTGATTTATCTTTTCCATGGTTACAGCGAAAACTACAAACAGTGGTCACAGACTACAGACCTGCAGAAACTTTCCGATCAATATGGATTTATCATTGTCACACCGGATGGTTTTACATCTTATTATATCAACAGCCCGATCAACAAAAATTCGAAGTATGAAGATTTCTTTTTCAAAGAATTAGTTCCGAAAGTACACCGTTCATTTACTGTTGACGACAGAAATATTTTTATCAGCGGTTTGAGTATGGGAGGTTACGGAGCTTTGCGTTATTTCATTCTGCATCCAGACTATTTTAATACAGCAGGCTCTACCAGCGGTGCATTGGAAATTGACCCTTTGAATTTTAAAAAAGTAAGTCAGCACTTTTGGCAAAGCAACAGATTAATGGATGATCTGACCACTAATATCGGCGATCCGAAACATACAGACTGGACCCCATACAGTATCTCATCACTTTTGAAACAGCATCCCGATTTTAAGAAAGCTTTTATTTTTGACTGCGGAACCGAAGATATCTTATATCCGAATTCCCTGCAGCTGAAACACCAGGCCGACAGTCTCAAAATTCCAGCTACTTTTATCAGCCAGCCGGGTGACCATAATACAGAATACTGGAACAAATCCATTGAGCATCATTTTGTATATTTCCAACAGCATTTGAAAAAATAA
- a CDS encoding winged helix-turn-helix transcriptional regulator — protein MRKENSTQAINEQFLFQVCELNSAVAMIGGRWKSQIVYSISQGNNRFHLLKKELPNISEQVLGRQLKELETHAVIVKKEIPETVPPGIKYVLTNKGLDLIPILESLCDWGKTYAEGKEISVCPMS, from the coding sequence ATGCGTAAAGAAAATTCAACTCAGGCGATAAATGAACAGTTTTTATTTCAGGTTTGTGAGCTAAATTCAGCGGTAGCAATGATTGGCGGACGTTGGAAGTCGCAAATTGTTTATTCCATTTCACAGGGGAATAACAGGTTTCATTTGCTGAAAAAAGAATTGCCCAATATTTCCGAGCAGGTTTTAGGGCGGCAGCTGAAAGAGCTGGAAACTCATGCAGTTATTGTCAAGAAAGAAATTCCTGAAACTGTTCCTCCCGGAATTAAGTACGTTTTAACGAATAAAGGACTGGATCTAATTCCTATTCTGGAAAGCCTTTGCGACTGGGGGAAAACCTATGCCGAAGGTAAAGAAATTTCGGTTTGTCCTATGTCTTAG
- a CDS encoding DUF1801 domain-containing protein, giving the protein MTLQEQIAEYINSQPEPKRNDMLELHRIILEINPTCQLWFLDGKDDEGKTVSNPNIGYGHYTMQYASGKTRAFYQIGLSANTTGISVYILGIDDKKYLSETYGKSIGKASVTGYCIKFKTLKDINIEILEAAIRDRFMAQ; this is encoded by the coding sequence ATGACCCTACAGGAACAGATCGCAGAATACATCAACAGCCAGCCGGAACCCAAACGTAATGATATGCTGGAACTGCACCGCATCATTCTGGAAATAAATCCAACATGCCAGTTATGGTTTCTGGATGGTAAAGACGATGAAGGTAAAACTGTTTCCAATCCTAATATTGGCTACGGACATTACACTATGCAATATGCCAGCGGAAAAACCAGAGCGTTTTATCAGATTGGCCTTAGCGCCAATACCACAGGAATTTCAGTCTATATTCTCGGTATTGATGATAAGAAATATTTATCAGAAACCTATGGAAAATCTATAGGCAAAGCGAGCGTTACCGGCTATTGCATTAAATTTAAAACGCTGAAGGATATCAATATTGAAATACTTGAAGCAGCTATACGGGATAGGTTTATGGCTCAGTAA
- a CDS encoding M3 family metallopeptidase, whose protein sequence is MNILTEKFNTPYHAAPFTGIKNEDFLPAFKELIKQSEDEINAIVNNPETPTFENVIEALAYSGEQLDVASNIFFNLNSAETSDEIQKIAQEVSPLLTEYSSKISQNEALFSKIKKVYDEKEKYNLNEEQEMLLNETYKGFVRSGALLNKEDKEKLQKINMDLSLKSLQFGQNVLASTNAYFKHITNKEDLAGIPEAILDQYAEEAKERELEGWVVTLQYPSYIPFMTYAENRELRKEIALASGKKSFDGGEFDNQELIKELLQLKQQKAELLGYKNYADYVLEERMAKSPVKVFDFLNELLTKAKPYADKEINELRALAKADGIDELQGYDHTFYAEKLRKQKYDFNDEELKPYFPLDQVQDAVFGLAGKLFGLRFVERNDIPKYHEDVKVYEVFDSVQTDGVKEEKFKALLYVDYFPRKGKRAGAWMTSYKNQYKKDGENSRPHISIVCNFSKPTKDTPSLLTFQEVTTLFHEFGHALHGMMADTQYPNLSGTSVKWDFVELPSQFLENFCYEPEFLKTFAKHYKTGEVLPDEKIEKIEQSKNFMEGYQTMRQLGFGLLDMNYHTKVGELENESVKAFEDKYTKATSLYPVNPETAMSPSFSHIFQGGYSAGYYSYKWAEVLDADAFQYFKETGIFNPETAAKYKVLLSSGGTKDPMELYKSFRGSEPKVESLLKRAFG, encoded by the coding sequence ATGAATATTTTAACCGAGAAATTTAATACACCATATCACGCAGCACCGTTTACCGGCATTAAAAATGAAGATTTTCTTCCTGCATTCAAGGAGCTGATCAAACAATCTGAAGATGAAATCAATGCTATTGTTAATAATCCTGAAACGCCGACTTTTGAAAATGTCATTGAGGCATTGGCTTATTCCGGTGAACAGCTTGATGTGGCTTCCAATATTTTCTTCAATTTAAATTCTGCAGAAACAAGCGACGAAATTCAAAAAATCGCCCAGGAAGTTTCTCCGCTTTTGACTGAGTATTCCTCAAAGATTTCCCAGAATGAAGCCCTTTTCAGCAAGATTAAAAAAGTATATGATGAAAAGGAAAAATATAATCTGAATGAGGAGCAGGAAATGCTGCTGAATGAAACATATAAAGGTTTTGTAAGAAGCGGAGCCCTGCTGAATAAGGAAGACAAAGAAAAACTTCAGAAGATCAATATGGATCTCTCTTTGAAGTCCCTCCAGTTCGGGCAGAATGTTTTAGCCTCTACCAACGCTTATTTCAAGCATATTACCAATAAAGAGGACCTGGCCGGAATTCCGGAGGCTATCCTTGACCAATATGCAGAAGAAGCTAAAGAAAGGGAACTGGAAGGCTGGGTGGTTACTTTACAGTATCCAAGCTATATTCCGTTCATGACCTATGCCGAAAACAGGGAGCTCAGAAAGGAAATTGCTTTAGCCAGCGGTAAAAAATCTTTTGACGGTGGAGAATTCGACAATCAGGAGCTAATTAAGGAACTTCTGCAGCTGAAACAGCAGAAAGCTGAATTACTGGGTTATAAAAACTATGCAGACTATGTTCTGGAAGAAAGAATGGCAAAATCTCCGGTAAAAGTTTTTGATTTTTTAAATGAACTTTTAACGAAAGCAAAACCGTATGCCGATAAGGAGATTAATGAGCTGAGAGCTTTAGCCAAAGCTGACGGAATAGATGAATTGCAAGGCTATGACCATACTTTTTATGCTGAAAAGTTACGTAAACAGAAATATGATTTTAATGACGAAGAATTGAAACCTTATTTCCCATTGGATCAGGTACAGGATGCTGTTTTTGGCCTGGCAGGAAAGCTTTTCGGACTGCGTTTTGTGGAAAGAAATGATATTCCGAAATACCACGAGGATGTGAAGGTGTATGAAGTTTTCGACTCCGTTCAAACGGACGGTGTAAAAGAAGAAAAGTTCAAGGCGTTGCTGTATGTGGATTATTTCCCGAGAAAAGGCAAAAGAGCCGGAGCCTGGATGACGAGCTATAAAAACCAGTATAAAAAAGACGGCGAAAATTCTCGTCCGCATATTTCTATTGTCTGCAATTTCAGCAAGCCGACGAAAGATACGCCAAGCTTGCTTACCTTCCAGGAGGTAACGACTTTATTTCATGAATTCGGTCACGCCCTTCACGGCATGATGGCTGACACTCAATATCCAAATCTTTCCGGAACGTCTGTGAAATGGGATTTCGTGGAACTTCCGTCCCAGTTCCTGGAGAATTTCTGTTATGAGCCTGAGTTTTTAAAGACTTTTGCCAAACATTATAAAACCGGAGAAGTACTTCCTGACGAAAAGATTGAAAAGATCGAACAATCGAAAAATTTTATGGAAGGCTACCAAACGATGAGACAGCTTGGATTCGGGCTTCTGGATATGAATTACCACACGAAAGTTGGAGAGCTGGAGAATGAAAGCGTGAAAGCTTTTGAAGATAAATATACAAAAGCAACCTCCCTTTATCCTGTAAATCCTGAAACTGCAATGAGCCCAAGTTTTTCCCATATTTTCCAGGGCGGATATTCTGCAGGTTATTATTCTTACAAATGGGCGGAAGTTCTGGATGCAGATGCTTTCCAGTATTTTAAAGAAACCGGAATCTTCAATCCTGAAACGGCAGCAAAATACAAAGTTCTTCTTTCTTCAGGCGGAACAAAAGACCCGATGGAGTTGTATAAAAGCTTCAGGGGAAGTGAACCTAAAGTAGAAAGCCTGCTGAAGAGAGCGTTTGGATAA
- a CDS encoding SRPBCC family protein, protein MKTLLKILGVIILLLVVYAVIAMLAFSKNYHFEKSVVINAPKEKVWQHVGSLKQYNIWDPFSKADKDIVITYSGDGDKVGDSYHWKGNDKVGEGEQSITEIVPGEKMVTKLHFIKPFEGYAVAKFILTPQGNGTKVTWSIDNELNTMMKIMKPMMNMNMNKMFGQGLEDLKKLAEK, encoded by the coding sequence ATGAAAACACTCTTAAAAATTCTTGGCGTAATCATTCTTTTATTGGTAGTATATGCAGTTATTGCCATGCTGGCTTTCAGTAAAAATTACCACTTCGAAAAATCAGTCGTAATTAATGCTCCAAAGGAAAAAGTATGGCAGCATGTAGGGTCGCTGAAACAATATAATATCTGGGACCCTTTTTCCAAGGCAGATAAAGATATTGTGATCACTTATTCAGGAGATGGTGACAAAGTGGGAGATTCCTATCACTGGAAAGGAAATGATAAAGTAGGAGAGGGAGAGCAATCGATCACCGAAATTGTACCTGGTGAAAAAATGGTGACCAAGCTTCATTTCATCAAACCTTTTGAAGGGTATGCAGTTGCAAAATTTATTTTGACGCCTCAAGGAAACGGAACCAAAGTCACCTGGTCAATAGATAATGAGCTGAATACCATGATGAAGATCATGAAGCCTATGATGAACATGAATATGAATAAAATGTTTGGCCAGGGGCTGGAAGACCTTAAAAAGCTTGCCGAAAAGTAA
- a CDS encoding nitroreductase: MNHAEILKQIIEQRRSIFPKDYSEKEISQEILDEILHSATLAPNHKRTKPWRFKIFKGEEKAKLASEMQAIYKATQPEHTFLEKKYQDIGFKINKADVVASIVVNFSSMVPEWEEIAAVSMAVQNMYLTCTANNIGCYWSSPGIVNHLKESLTIEENQKCLGLFYMGTLTEE, from the coding sequence ATGAATCATGCAGAAATTTTAAAACAAATTATAGAGCAGAGGAGAAGCATCTTTCCAAAAGATTATTCTGAAAAGGAAATATCTCAGGAAATCCTGGATGAAATTCTACACTCGGCCACCTTAGCTCCTAATCATAAGCGTACAAAACCATGGCGTTTTAAGATTTTTAAAGGAGAGGAAAAAGCAAAGTTAGCTTCAGAAATGCAGGCTATTTACAAAGCGACACAACCCGAACATACTTTTCTGGAGAAGAAATACCAGGATATCGGCTTTAAAATCAATAAAGCAGACGTTGTGGCTTCCATCGTGGTCAATTTTAGTAGCATGGTCCCGGAATGGGAAGAGATTGCTGCTGTTTCCATGGCAGTACAGAATATGTACCTTACGTGTACAGCAAATAATATCGGCTGCTACTGGAGTTCTCCCGGTATTGTAAACCACCTTAAAGAATCTTTAACCATTGAGGAAAACCAGAAATGCCTGGGACTTTTCTACATGGGTACTTTGACGGAAGAATAA
- a CDS encoding 30S ribosomal protein S16 gives MSVKIRLQRHGKKGKPFFHIVVADSRARRDGRFIEKLGTYNPITNPATIDLNVDSAVKWLNNGAQPTDTARAILSYKGALYKKHLQGGVAKGAFDEAEAEKRFNAWVESKEQKVQGKVEGLSKAQADAKKAALEAEAKVNEARVAAAAQAEADAKAAEEAANAPAEEVAEATEGEAPAAETEENTEA, from the coding sequence ATGTCAGTAAAAATCAGATTACAAAGACACGGTAAAAAAGGTAAGCCTTTCTTCCACATCGTGGTTGCAGATTCTAGAGCTAGAAGAGATGGTAGATTCATCGAGAAGCTAGGAACTTACAACCCAATTACTAACCCTGCAACTATCGATTTGAACGTTGATTCTGCTGTAAAGTGGTTAAACAACGGTGCTCAGCCAACTGATACTGCAAGAGCGATCCTTTCTTATAAAGGTGCCCTTTACAAAAAACACTTACAAGGTGGAGTTGCTAAAGGAGCTTTTGATGAAGCTGAAGCTGAAAAAAGATTCAATGCTTGGGTAGAATCTAAAGAACAAAAAGTACAAGGTAAAGTAGAAGGTTTATCTAAAGCTCAGGCTGACGCTAAGAAAGCTGCTTTAGAAGCTGAAGCTAAAGTAAACGAAGCTAGAGTTGCTGCTGCAGCACAAGCTGAGGCTGATGCTAAAGCTGCTGAAGAAGCTGCTAATGCACCTGCAGAAGAAGTTGCTGAAGCTACAGAAGGAGAAGCTCCTGCTGCTGAAACTGAAGAAAACACTGAAGCTTAA
- the rimM gene encoding ribosome maturation factor RimM (Essential for efficient processing of 16S rRNA): MRKEDCYLLGKITRRHGLAGNVILKLDTDQPELYNKLESIFVEINGLLVPFFIVKSSWSKNDALNIAFKNSTEALVDQSLGKSVYLPLSSLPKLSGKQFYYHEIIGFDILDENNKECGVIRSVNDQTAQNYFVTNLDGKEVVIPIIKDWILEVNREERFIKMQLPEGLIDVFLVSSKKDE; the protein is encoded by the coding sequence ATGCGTAAAGAAGATTGCTATTTACTAGGAAAAATCACGCGCAGACACGGCCTTGCGGGAAATGTGATCCTTAAACTGGATACCGATCAACCCGAGCTTTACAATAAATTGGAATCAATATTCGTTGAAATCAACGGATTATTGGTTCCATTTTTTATTGTCAAATCATCATGGAGCAAAAATGATGCTCTGAATATTGCCTTCAAAAATTCCACTGAAGCATTGGTAGACCAGTCTTTAGGAAAAAGTGTTTACCTGCCGCTTTCAAGCCTTCCGAAACTTTCAGGGAAGCAGTTTTATTATCATGAGATCATCGGTTTCGACATCCTTGATGAAAATAATAAAGAATGCGGTGTCATAAGATCCGTAAACGATCAGACTGCCCAAAATTATTTCGTGACCAATCTGGACGGAAAAGAAGTAGTGATCCCTATTATCAAAGACTGGATCCTTGAAGTGAACAGAGAAGAAAGGTTCATCAAAATGCAGCTTCCGGAAGGGCTTATCGATGTCTTTTTAGTTTCTTCTAAAAAAGACGAATAA